The following coding sequences are from one Streptomyces sp. NBC_01294 window:
- a CDS encoding ATP-binding protein: MSLPLTRRIARAALLLAAGTAPVVGAAGAANAAGLESVPQLGALTAPDAADASATAETATDTVGETAKTLPAPAADVAGKAGGLLGGLPVSELPVSELPVSELPVGSVGSVLPGGLPGGAPLGG; the protein is encoded by the coding sequence ATGTCCCTCCCCCTGACCCGTCGGATCGCCCGTGCCGCGCTGCTCCTGGCAGCCGGGACAGCTCCCGTGGTCGGTGCGGCCGGCGCGGCCAACGCCGCCGGTCTGGAGTCCGTGCCGCAGCTGGGCGCCCTCACCGCCCCGGACGCCGCCGACGCGTCCGCGACCGCCGAGACGGCCACGGACACCGTGGGCGAGACCGCCAAGACCCTGCCGGCGCCCGCCGCCGACGTGGCGGGCAAGGCCGGAGGCCTGCTCGGCGGGCTGCCCGTGTCCGAGCTGCCCGTGTCCGAGCTCCCCGTGTCCGAGCTGCCCGTGGGCAGCGTGGGCAGCGTCCTGCCGGGCGGACTGCCCGGCGGTGCGCCGCTGGGCGGCTGA
- the fdxA gene encoding ferredoxin codes for MTYVIAEPCVDVKDKACIEECPVDCIYEGQRSLYIHPDECVDCGACEPVCPVEAIFYEDDTPEEWKDYYKANVEFFDELGSPGGASKLGLIERDHPFIAALPAGINGEH; via the coding sequence GTGACCTACGTCATCGCGGAGCCTTGTGTCGACGTCAAGGACAAGGCATGCATCGAAGAGTGCCCCGTCGACTGCATCTACGAGGGCCAGCGGTCCTTGTACATCCACCCGGACGAGTGCGTCGACTGTGGTGCGTGTGAGCCGGTCTGCCCGGTCGAGGCCATCTTCTACGAGGACGACACTCCGGAAGAGTGGAAGGACTACTACAAGGCGAACGTCGAGTTCTTCGACGAGCTCGGTTCGCCCGGTGGTGCTTCCAAGCTGGGCCTGATCGAGCGCGATCACCCCTTCATCGCTGCGCTGCCCGCCGGCATCAACGGCGAGCACTGA
- the dapC gene encoding succinyldiaminopimelate transaminase, whose amino-acid sequence MAAVSDRLPAFPWDKLEPYKATAAAHADGIVDLSVGTPVDPVPQLIQRALIEAADSPGYPTVWGTVALRDAVTGWVRGRLGASAAGHRNVLPVVGSKELVAWLPTQLGLGAGDKVAYPRLAYPTYEVGARLCGAEAVVYDDPTELDPAGVKLLWLNSPSNPTGRVIPKEDLIRIVAWAREHGILLFSDECYLELGWEAEPVSVLHDDVCGGSYEGIVAVHSLSKRSNLAGYRAAFVAGDADVLGELLEIRKHGGMMTPAPVQAATVAALGDDAHVEEQRVRYAARRAALRTALEAHGFRVEHSEASLYLWVTRDEPCWDTVAHLAGLGILVAPGDFYGEAGARFVRVAFTATDERVEAAVKRLG is encoded by the coding sequence GTGGCCGCAGTATCCGACCGTCTTCCCGCCTTCCCCTGGGACAAGCTGGAGCCGTACAAGGCCACGGCGGCGGCCCACGCGGACGGCATCGTCGACCTGTCGGTCGGCACGCCCGTGGACCCGGTCCCGCAGCTGATCCAGCGCGCCCTGATCGAGGCCGCCGACTCCCCGGGCTACCCGACGGTGTGGGGCACGGTCGCCCTGCGCGACGCGGTCACGGGCTGGGTGCGCGGCCGCCTCGGCGCGAGCGCCGCCGGACACCGCAACGTCCTGCCGGTCGTCGGTTCCAAGGAACTGGTGGCCTGGCTGCCGACCCAGCTGGGCCTCGGCGCCGGCGACAAGGTCGCCTACCCCCGGCTCGCCTACCCGACGTACGAGGTCGGCGCGCGGCTGTGCGGCGCCGAGGCGGTCGTCTACGACGACCCGACGGAACTCGACCCGGCCGGCGTGAAGCTGCTGTGGCTCAACTCCCCGTCCAACCCCACCGGGAGGGTCATCCCGAAGGAAGACCTGATCCGGATCGTGGCCTGGGCGCGCGAGCACGGGATCCTGCTCTTCAGCGACGAGTGCTACCTGGAGCTGGGCTGGGAGGCCGAGCCCGTCTCCGTCCTCCACGACGACGTGTGCGGCGGTTCGTACGAGGGCATCGTCGCCGTCCACTCCCTCTCCAAGCGCTCCAACCTGGCGGGCTACCGGGCGGCCTTCGTCGCCGGTGACGCGGACGTGCTCGGCGAACTGCTGGAGATCCGCAAGCACGGCGGCATGATGACCCCCGCCCCGGTGCAGGCGGCCACCGTCGCGGCGCTCGGCGACGACGCGCACGTCGAGGAGCAGCGCGTGCGCTACGCGGCCCGCCGAGCGGCGCTGCGCACGGCCCTGGAGGCGCACGGCTTCCGGGTCGAGCACAGCGAGGCGAGCCTCTACCTGTGGGTGACGCGGGACGAGCCCTGCTGGGACACGGTCGCCCACCTCGCGGGCCTGGGCATCCTGGTCGCGCCGGGAGACTTCTACGGCGAGGCGGGCGCACGGTTCGTGCGCGTGGCCTTCACCGCCACCGACGAGCGCGTGGAGGCGGCGGTCAAGCGCCTCGGCTGA